One Candida dubliniensis CD36 chromosome 1, complete sequence genomic region harbors:
- a CDS encoding serine palmitoyltransferase subunit, putative (Similar to C. albicans LCB2;~Similar to S. cerevisiae LCB2) — protein MASETMVEKNGKLYSKNIPNAPEDNRPLSERSELEYGKLTSNEYLYVSKHPLGEPLPTPIDDEPPYAILIATYINYLILIIIGHTRDFFGKIFKPKEYEHLVEKDGYAPWYDGFESFYVRRLKTRIDDCFARPIHGAPGRYIKCFNRFRSGKTGYLYDGTSKECLNLSSYNYLGFAQSSGVCTDFSVKCVDDYGTSGCSPRLYCGTTDLHRQCEEVIADFVGKEDAIIVSQGYGTNANLFASIADSKTLVISDELNHASIRFGIRLSGASVKVFKHNDMNDLENLIRNQIAQGQPKTHRPWSKIIVAVEGLYSMEGNMCNLPEIVRIKDKYKCYLFVDEAHSIGALGPDGRGICDYFSVDPARVDVLMGTLTKSFGATGGYIAGDKTLIEKLRLNYISQSYSEGVPPPVLGQIISSLKVIKGELNPGEGKERLQRIAFNSRYLRLGLKKLGFIVYGADDSPVIPFLLFVPSKMPAVSRMLYDMGIAVVIVSYPATPLTSARARLCVSSALTKEDLDYVLTKISDIGDLVFLKFSSGIAGGCKVPGEPPRWSIEDVLATNVEDCKKPKLM, from the coding sequence ATGGCGTCCGAAACTATGGTAGAAAAAAATGGGAAGCTTTACCTGAAAAATATTCCAAATGCTCCAGAAGATAATAGACCTTTGAGTGAAAGAAGTGAACTAGAGTATGGTAAATTGACatcaaatgaatatttGTATGTGTCCAAACATCCATTGGGAGAACCATTACCAACTCCTATAGATGATGAGCCACCTTATGCTATATTAATTGCTActtatatcaattatttaattttaattatcATTGGTCATACTCGTGATTTTTTCGGGAAGATCTTTAAACCTAAAGAATATGAACATTTGGTGGAAAAAGATGGTTATGCCCCGTGGTATGATGGGTTTGAAAGTTTTTATGTTCGTAGATTGAAAACTAGAATCGATGACTGTTTTGCTCGTCCTATCCATGGTGCTCCTGGTCGTTATATTAAATGCTTCAATCGTTTTAGAAGTGGGAAAACTGGCTATTTATATGATGGCACATCCAAAGAATGCCTTAATTTATCATCGTACAATTATCTTGGATTTGCTCAATCGAGTGGTGTTTGTACTGATTTTTCTGTTAAATgtgttgatgattatgGAACTTCTGGTTGCTCACCAAGACTTTATTGTGGAACTACTGATTTGCACCGTCAATGTGAAGAGGTCATTGCTGATTTTGTTGGTAAAGAAGATGCTATTATTGTCAGTCAAGGTTATGGGACCAATGCCAACTTATTTGCATCAATTGCAGATTCTAAAACTTTGGTTATATCCGATGAGTTAAATCATGCATCGATTAGATTTGGAATTCGATTATCGGGGGCTTCAGTCAAAGTGTTTAAACATAATGATATGAATGATTTGGAAAACCTTATACGTAATCAAATTGCTCAAGGTCAGCCCAAAACTCATAGACCATGGAGTAAAATCATTGTTGCTGTGGAAGGGTTATATTCAATGGAAGGTAACATGTGTAATTTACCAGAGATTGTTAGAATTAAAGACAAGTATAAAtgttatttgtttgttgatgaagcACATTCTATTGGGGCATTGGGACCTGACGGAAGAGGTATTTGTGATTATTTTTCAGTTGACCCAGCTAGGGTTGATGTATTAATGGGCACATTGACCAAATCGTTTGGTGCCACCGGTGGATATATTGCTGGTGATAAAacattgattgaaaaattgagaCTTAATTACATAAGTCAAAGTTATTCGGAAGGAGTGCCACCACCGGTTTTAGGGCAAATTATTTCCTCTTTAAAAGTAATCAAAGGTGAATTAAATCCTGGTGAAGGTAAAGAAAGATTACAAAGAATTGCATTTAATTCTCGTTATTTAAGATTgggattgaaaaaattgggaTTCATTGTCTATGGAGCTGACGATTCTCCAGTGATAccatttttgttgtttgtgcCTTCTAAAATGCCAGCGGTATCTCGTATGCTTTATGACATGGGTATAGcagttgttattgttagtTATCCCGCGACCCCCTTAACCAGTGCGCGTGCCAGATTATGTGTCAGTTCGGCATTGACCAAAGAAGATTTAGATTATGTGTTGACGAAAATTAGTGACATTGGTGATTTGGtgtttttgaaattcaGTAGTGGTATTGCTGGTGGATGCAAAGTCCCTGGCGAACCACCTCGGTGGTCAATTGAAGACGTTTTAGCTACTAATGTCGAAGATTGTAAGAAACCAAAACTAATGTAA
- a CDS encoding ATP-binding cassette (ABC) transporter family member, mitochondrial, putative — protein sequence MSKISTLKKSLVSFQNAKFKKDTLSKTPYIYLNPISNVNIFPANVQNNSSMWAVTGNSKTTMLKIIAGEYISDPPLSRQYPLINNRPTQLQFLNFRDGSGLDKVHMSARYETYSYKGVLEMSDDVNSVYNYVTGLNNYNTQHTSVSKDFVNELLDYFKLQHLKHKWINSLSNGQLRRARIAKSLINKPKLLIIDDPFLGLDPINTQGVSEALKTVGEELDTSIVLGLRVQDDIPDWIDSLCYVDESGVKLSGKKSEIFNEYKQLVGRITATHKSHVHRHNKQQQQSKPIEISNNHFAESDANTNGIHIEFQNASVAYKQLVIFDDFNWKIPRGSKWRILGDNGTGKTTLLSIITADHPQSWKSVIKVNGILRKTGSGVTFFDINDKIGISSPELHALVPRHNKTMKDIIYNGLVKNVGNSNFYFKGDPNNITVRGQKYLEYFKDRIDKYGDTVFNELSLTDQKLALFLRAIIKEPELLILDEAFSCMDDEDIMIKCHELIEKELNDTTVISIGHLEWELCKYDYMIQLINDNNVRDYKVFKVNWEMA from the coding sequence ATGAGTAAAATCTCAACTTTAAAGAAAAGTTTAGTGTCTTTTCAAAATGCCAAGTTTAAAAAGGATACTTTACTGAAAACACCCTACATTTACCTTAATCCAATATCAAATGTAAACATTTTTCCTGCTAATGTTCAAAACAATTCATCGATGTGGGCAGTTACTGGGAACTCTAAAACCACAATGCTAAAAATTATAGCTGGTGAGTATATTCTGGATCCACCATTATCACGACAATACCCTTTAATTAACAATCGGCCTACACAATTACAATTCCTTAATTTTAGAGATGGATCAGGATTGGATAAGGTGCACATGTCGGCCAGATACGAAACATATTCTTATAAAGGTGTGTTGGAAATGCTGGATGATGTGAATTCAGTGTATAATTATGTCACTGGgttgaataattataataccCAACACACATCAGTATCCAAAGACTTTGTCaatgaattattggattatttTAAGTTGCAACATTTGAAACACAAATGGATTAATAGTTTGAGTAATGGACAATTGCGACGTGCAAGAATTGCCAAGTCTTTGATCAATAAACCAAAGTTGTTAATTATCGATGATCCATTTTTAGGTTTGGATCCAATCAATACACAAGGCGTTAGTGAAGCGTTGAAAACGGTTGGTGAAGAATTGGATACAAGTATTGTTCTAGGATTACGGGTTCAAGATGATATACCTGATTGGATCGATAGTTTATGTTATGTTGATGAATCTGGGGTTAAATTATCCGGGAAGAAATCCGAAATCTTCAATgaatataaacaattagTGGGCCGGATTACTGCAACTCACAAATCACACGTCCATCGTCATAAtaaacagcaacaacaatcaaaaccaattgaaatttcaaataatcattTTGCAGAAAGTGATGCAAACACCAATGGCATTCatattgaatttcaaaatgCTTCAGTTGCCTACAAACAATTAGttatatttgatgattttaattgGAAAATACCAAGGGGAAGCAAATGGAGAATCTTGGGAGACAATGGTACCGGCAAAACAACATTGTTATCTATTATTACTGCTGATCATCCTCAATCATGGAAATCTGTGATTAAAGTAAATGGCATATTAAGGAAAACTGGATCTGGTGTCacattttttgatattaatgataaaatcGGTATATCGTCCCCTGAATTGCATGCATTGGTTCCTCGGCATAATAAAACTATGAAAGATATCATATATAATGGATTGGTTAAAAATGTGGgtaattccaatttttattttaaagGCGATCCTAATAATATCACTGTCAGAGGACAAAAGTATTTGGAATATTTTAAGGACagaattgataaatacGGAGATACTGTATTTAACGAATTAAGTTTAACTGATCAGAAATTGGCTTTATTTTTAAGAGCAATTATTAAAGAGCcagaattgttgattttggatGAAGCATTTTCCTGTAtggatgatgaagatataATGATCAAATGTcatgaattgattgaaaaagaattaaacgACACTACTGTGATATCTATTGGACATTTAGAGTGGGAGTTATGCAAATACGATTATATGATCCAATTGATCAACGACAATAATGTTAGAGACTACAAAGTGTTTAAAGTCAACTGGGAAATGGCTTAG
- a CDS encoding (oxidative stress) response regulator, putative (Similar to C. albicans SSK1;~Similar to S. cerevisiae SSK1;~Similar to S. pombe MCS4), whose translation MSYLYNNSDYSTSHTMKSPVAYNQFPKLQPSNSTATTNNTATTATAAAAAASASASVTPSLTSPTSLTTPQNKYRRGGLDNTLPKLETTRKNRQDDISSITPSNSINSSTTKLTLPPRRVWVKKPQTNNPTTVLAYVNDIIDDLKVAVVNKYPNTIGRYEDAADLLVKIDLNNIKVPVSPSVNRVSQRIPFDNCIILEPDQNVWQILDNYFPNGMTMHDALIIETPTFKPDHQMPTPITSSINNNYNNNNNNNNFMPFQERQSSIGNNNNKTPGVKHPQPIQPNYTRVGLHKPYSMNRTSFSTANNPVPSIIKDRSVSPSNLGVSRNSPVSHKRSYSNPVASPNSIAAQANNPSAVLLLPRNFSLANNNSNQGQQSNNSTPAKKNLSEDGSKSFNDKTQDDVSSKLKTNPDNTNYQEKQQEQQNTEQSESGFSESSASPEVVHNSKAAPLPLTKSSTSATTTTSPNSNSNSINNKGKSGQSKSKAANDPTPTDIVLPSISVLVVEDNAINQAILGAFLRKRKIHYQIAKNGQEAIDKWKKGGFHLVLMDIQLPVKSGIEATKEIRHLEKLNRIGVFHENEIGKNVIISEENRLTSNTFRSPVIIVALTASSNSSVDKTNALTAGCNDYLTKPVNLVWLQNKITEWGCMQALIDFDGWKDKNRRLNKA comes from the coding sequence ATGAGTTATCTATATAACAATTCAGATTATAGTACATCGCATACTATGAAGTCGCCCGTGGCATACAACCAATTTCCTAAACTACAGCCAAGCAATTCGACAGCCACTACTAATAATACAGCCACAACAGCAACGGCAGCAGCGGCAGCAGCATCAGCATCAGCATCAGTTACACCACTGTTGACATCACCAACATCATTGACAACACCACAGAACAAGTATAGACGTGGAGGATTGGATAATACGCTTCCCAAACTAGAAACTACAAGAAAGAACAGACAAGATGATATCAGTTCAATCACGCCCAGCAATTCAATCAATAGTTCTACAACAAAGTTGACGTTACCTCCACGACGAGTTTGGGTTAAAAAGCCCCAAACAAATAATCCAACCACGGTACTTGCTTATGTTAATGATATAATTGACGATTTGAAAGTGGCAGTGGTGAATAAATATCCAAATACAATTGGTAGATATGAAGACGCTGCTGATTTGCTTGTGAAAATAGATTTGAACAATATCAAAGTTCCAGTTTCCCCCAGTGTCAATCGAGTTTCCCAAAGAATTCCATTTGATAATTGCATAATATTGGAGCCAGATCAAAATGTTTGGCAAATACTAGACAATTATTTTCCTAATGGAATGACCATGCACGATGCCTTGATAATTGAGACACCAACATTCAAACCAGACCACCAAATGCCAACGCCAATCACATCCAGTATTAATAACAActacaataataataataataataacaattttatGCCTTTTCAAGAACGTCAATCAAGTATTgggaacaacaacaataaaacaCCAGGAGTCAAACACCCGCAACCAATACAACCAAATTATACTCGTGTAGGTTTACACAAGCCTTATTCCATGAATAGAACAAGTTTCCTGACGGCTAACAACCCTGTCCCATCTATCATCAAGGATAGATCGGTGTCGCCATCAAACTTGGGAGTTTCAAGAAACTCTCCCGTGTCACACAAAAGATCATATTCAAACCCAGTTGCTTCACCAAATTCTATTGCAGCACAAGCTAATAATCCTCTGGCAGTCTTATTGTTGCCCAGGAATTTTTCATTagctaataataatagtaatcaGGGACAGCAAAGTAACAACAGTACGCctgccaaaaaaaatttatcgGAAGATGGTagtaaatcatttaatgaCAAGACACAAGATGATGTgtcatcaaaattaaaaacaaatccTGACAATACAAACTACCAGGAGAAGCAACAAGAACAGCAAAACACTGAACAATCTGAAAGTGGGTTTAGTGAATCTTCAGCATCACCTGAAGTGGTTCACAATTCTAAAGCAGCACCATTACCGTTGactaaatcatcaacatctgccaccaccactacttCCCCCAACTCCAACAGTAATagtatcaacaacaagggAAAACTGGGTCAATCCAAATCAAAGGCAGCTAATGATCCAACGCCGACCGATATAGTGTTACCATCTATTTCTGTTTTGGTAGTTGAGGATAATGCCATTAATCAAGCTATTTTGGGAGCATTTTTACGAAAACGtaaaattcattatcaaattgcaaaaaatgGTCAAGAAGCTATAGATAAATGGAAGAAGGGAGGGTTTCATTTGGTATTGATGGATATTCAGTTGCCGGTGAAATCAGGGATTGAGGCAACTAAAGAAATCAGACATTTAGAGAAACTAAACAGGATTGGAGTATTTcatgaaaatgaaattgggAAAAATGTAATTATTAGTGAAGAAAATAGATTAACGTCCAATACGTTTAGATCTCCAGTGATTATCGTTGCCTTAACTGCCAGTTCAAATTCTTCTGTGGATAAAACTAATGCATTAACGGCTGGGTGTAATGATTATTTAACCAAACCAGTCAATTTAGTTTGGTTACAGAATAAAATCACTGAATGGGGGTGTATGCAAgcattgattgattttgatggATGGAAAGATAAGAATCGAAGATTGAACAAGGCATGA